The following proteins come from a genomic window of Pyxidicoccus sp. MSG2:
- a CDS encoding CpaF family protein has translation MTMYTESLRAFLKPVLAYLDDEAVSEIMINGPTDIWIERKGKLTRTDATFTEEGLLGAARNMAQFVGRPLNDERPRLDARLPDGSRIHVVIPPIARMGTTISIRKFFKEKLTVQSLMKFGSLTPQMARLIEAGIATKLNMLVAGGTGSGKTTLLNIVSSLIPDEERILTIEDSAELQLNQSHVVAFESRPPDKFGKGGVDMGDLLHSALRLRPDRIVVGEVRGGEAFHLMQAMNTGHGGSLATTHANTPTDTLRRIESLCLMSGVELPMVAVRAQVASAINFVICCERLHDGSRKTIALSEVLPLNEKGDYRTQDIFVFTPVAKDEDDHILGYHAPTGIIPNFVAKARAYGFPDLDESFFDPTTYGLPPPPTFHVGEAYQVRWAPSLKHRQEGRPDPSHFKEEWAAFEQKLKQEARDAKSGKPAAPAPAPAPVQVQVPANHPAPHPAPRLRPSEPVGAKPAAPTPPAGMKPAPRPPPPSSSMGDDDKTPPPKRNPFAGPPEDTHAAPVSESNVEVDAELLTEAGGSRPMPARRPPPATPSARPVPNAVSGMRPSTPVRRPPPSTPSHAQEEEDEDEDATAGSAERSGGSEKTQIRPAPERPRR, from the coding sequence ATGACGATGTACACCGAGTCACTCCGCGCCTTCCTCAAGCCCGTCCTCGCCTACCTGGACGACGAGGCGGTGTCGGAGATCATGATCAACGGTCCGACGGACATCTGGATTGAGCGCAAGGGCAAGCTCACGCGCACCGATGCCACCTTCACGGAAGAAGGTCTCCTCGGCGCCGCGCGAAACATGGCCCAGTTCGTCGGCCGCCCCCTCAACGACGAGCGCCCCCGCCTGGACGCGCGCCTGCCGGATGGAAGCCGCATCCACGTGGTGATTCCGCCCATCGCTCGCATGGGCACCACCATCTCCATCCGCAAGTTCTTCAAGGAGAAGCTGACCGTCCAGTCGCTCATGAAGTTCGGCTCGCTGACGCCGCAGATGGCGCGGCTCATCGAGGCGGGCATCGCCACCAAGCTCAACATGCTGGTGGCGGGCGGCACGGGCTCCGGCAAGACGACGCTGCTCAACATCGTCTCCTCCCTCATCCCCGACGAGGAGCGCATCCTCACCATCGAGGACTCGGCCGAGCTCCAGCTCAACCAGTCGCACGTCGTCGCCTTCGAGAGCCGGCCGCCCGACAAGTTCGGCAAGGGCGGCGTGGACATGGGCGACCTGCTGCACTCCGCCCTGCGTCTGCGTCCCGACCGCATCGTCGTCGGCGAGGTGCGCGGCGGCGAGGCCTTCCACCTCATGCAGGCCATGAACACCGGCCACGGCGGCTCGCTGGCCACGACGCACGCGAACACGCCCACGGACACGCTGCGGCGCATCGAGTCGCTGTGCCTCATGTCCGGCGTCGAGCTGCCCATGGTGGCGGTGCGCGCCCAGGTGGCCAGCGCCATCAACTTCGTCATCTGCTGCGAGCGCCTGCACGACGGCAGCCGCAAGACGATTGCCCTCTCCGAGGTGCTCCCCCTCAACGAGAAGGGCGACTACCGCACGCAGGACATCTTCGTCTTCACGCCCGTGGCCAAGGACGAGGACGACCACATCCTCGGCTACCACGCGCCCACCGGCATCATCCCCAACTTCGTCGCCAAGGCGCGCGCGTACGGCTTCCCGGACCTGGACGAGTCCTTCTTCGACCCGACCACCTACGGCCTGCCGCCACCGCCCACCTTCCATGTCGGCGAGGCCTACCAGGTGCGCTGGGCACCCTCGCTGAAGCACCGCCAGGAGGGACGACCGGACCCCTCGCACTTCAAGGAGGAGTGGGCCGCCTTCGAGCAGAAGCTCAAGCAGGAGGCCCGCGACGCGAAGAGTGGCAAGCCCGCCGCGCCCGCCCCCGCGCCCGCGCCCGTACAGGTGCAGGTGCCGGCCAATCACCCCGCTCCGCATCCCGCCCCGCGCCTGCGCCCGTCCGAGCCCGTCGGCGCGAAGCCCGCCGCGCCCACGCCCCCCGCTGGGATGAAGCCCGCGCCGCGCCCGCCCCCTCCGTCGTCGAGCATGGGCGATGACGACAAGACGCCGCCGCCCAAGCGCAACCCCTTCGCCGGCCCGCCCGAGGACACCCACGCCGCGCCGGTGTCCGAGTCCAACGTGGAGGTGGACGCGGAGCTGCTCACCGAGGCGGGGGGCTCCCGCCCCATGCCCGCGCGCCGGCCCCCGCCCGCCACGCCGTCCGCCCGGCCCGTGCCCAACGCCGTCTCCGGCATGCGCCCGTCCACGCCCGTACGCCGGCCCCCGCCCTCGACTCCGTCACATGCGCAGGAAGAGGAGGACGAGGACGAGGACGCGACGGCCGGCTCCGCGGAGCGCAGCGGCGGCTCCGAGAAGACGCAGATCCGCCCCGCGCCCGAGCGACCCCGGCGCTGA
- a CDS encoding SPOR domain-containing protein produces MWISLLVALTLAAPAPAASPQAPITVMVAPPDAAGAPPHVIEFAQEHVSEQLKSRGLKVVRIEDVTRTMPSSRRRALLRCNRTEPACLRSLGAAGKAEVVLVAELGQFVSGYRAGARMYKATDGTLITEHLIPGVNEDQLLDALTKALDVVVPRTRTALRGAPSMPSMQDVPPPVGTRPSETKPPEAKPPETQPTTPRVQTPEVTSGKEPAPRAYPLRRWAWLPAAGGVALAGVGTLFYLQAGDKYDTLNQGGTTGPTVADPDGVAADGRRAQTLSRVAYGLGAVALGASVVMFLLPGDGDAKVQPSAAIVPGGGMVGLSGTLP; encoded by the coding sequence GTGTGGATCTCCCTCCTCGTCGCGCTCACCCTGGCCGCTCCGGCACCTGCCGCGTCCCCGCAGGCGCCCATCACCGTGATGGTCGCTCCGCCTGACGCCGCGGGCGCCCCGCCCCACGTCATCGAGTTCGCCCAGGAGCACGTGTCCGAGCAACTCAAGTCCCGCGGGCTGAAGGTGGTGCGCATCGAGGACGTCACCCGGACAATGCCCTCCTCGCGACGCCGCGCCCTGCTGCGCTGCAACCGCACGGAGCCCGCGTGCCTGCGCTCGCTCGGCGCGGCGGGCAAGGCGGAGGTCGTTCTCGTGGCCGAGCTGGGCCAGTTCGTCAGCGGCTACCGCGCCGGCGCCCGCATGTACAAGGCCACGGACGGCACCCTCATCACCGAGCACCTCATCCCCGGCGTCAACGAGGACCAGCTCCTCGACGCGCTCACCAAGGCCCTCGATGTGGTGGTGCCCCGCACGCGCACCGCGCTGCGCGGCGCGCCGTCCATGCCCTCCATGCAGGACGTCCCGCCGCCCGTGGGCACCCGCCCCTCCGAGACGAAGCCCCCGGAGGCGAAGCCCCCGGAGACGCAGCCGACGACGCCCCGGGTCCAGACGCCGGAAGTCACTTCCGGGAAGGAGCCCGCGCCGCGCGCCTACCCGCTGCGCCGCTGGGCCTGGCTGCCCGCCGCGGGGGGTGTGGCGCTGGCCGGCGTGGGGACGCTCTTCTACCTCCAGGCCGGCGACAAGTACGACACGCTGAACCAGGGCGGCACCACGGGGCCCACCGTCGCCGACCCGGACGGCGTCGCGGCGGACGGCCGCCGGGCGCAGACGCTCAGCCGCGTGGCCTACGGCCTGGGCGCGGTGGCCCTGGGCGCGAGCGTGGTGATGTTCCTGCTGCCCGGTGACGGCGACGCGAAGGTGCAGCCCTCGGCCGCGATTGTCCCCGGTGGGGGCATGGTGGGCCTGTCCGGGACGCTGCCGTGA